Proteins encoded by one window of Pseudanabaenaceae cyanobacterium SKYG29:
- the atpD gene encoding F0F1 ATP synthase subunit beta — translation MVATAQKTNVGKVVQVIGPVVDVEFPSGKLPEIYNALVVAGKTNAGDIRVVCEVQQLLGDNQVRAVAMSSTDGIVRGMEVEDTGAPISVPVGKPTLGRIFNVLGEPIDDLGPVETSERLPIHRPAPEFTKLETKPSTFETGIKVIDLLAPYRKGGKVGLFGGAGVGKTVLIMELINNIAKEHSGVSVFGGVGERTREGNDLYQEMKESGVLNQVALVYGQMNEPPGARMRVGLSALTMAEYFRDQAKQDVLLFIDNIFRFVQAGSEVSALLGRMPSAVGYQPTLGTDMGDLQERITSTVDGSITSVQAVYVPADDLTDPAPATTFAHLDATTVLSRSLAAKGIYPAVDPLASTSTMLQPGVVSDEHYRVARGVQQTLQRFKELQDIIAILGMDELSEEDKITVYRARKIQRFLSQPFFVAEVFTGSPGKYVKLEDTIKGFDMILKGELDDLPEQAFYMVGDINEAIAKGEKLKAEAK, via the coding sequence ATGGTAGCAACGGCACAAAAAACAAATGTTGGCAAAGTTGTCCAGGTCATCGGTCCTGTAGTGGACGTGGAGTTCCCCAGTGGCAAGTTGCCGGAGATTTACAATGCCCTGGTAGTAGCAGGCAAAACCAACGCTGGGGATATTCGTGTGGTCTGTGAAGTACAGCAGCTTTTGGGCGATAACCAAGTCCGCGCAGTGGCTATGAGTAGCACGGATGGCATTGTGCGGGGGATGGAAGTGGAAGATACAGGGGCTCCCATTAGTGTTCCCGTCGGCAAGCCCACCCTGGGCAGGATTTTTAATGTGCTAGGGGAACCGATCGATGATTTGGGTCCCGTGGAAACATCGGAGCGTCTGCCCATTCACCGCCCTGCCCCTGAATTTACCAAACTAGAAACAAAGCCCTCTACCTTTGAAACAGGGATTAAGGTGATTGATTTGCTCGCCCCCTACCGCAAGGGTGGTAAGGTAGGTTTGTTCGGTGGTGCTGGCGTGGGCAAAACCGTCTTGATCATGGAATTGATCAACAACATTGCTAAGGAGCACTCAGGAGTGTCAGTATTTGGCGGTGTAGGGGAGCGCACCCGCGAAGGCAACGACCTGTACCAAGAAATGAAGGAATCGGGGGTGTTGAATCAAGTAGCTCTGGTCTATGGACAGATGAATGAACCCCCAGGAGCCAGAATGCGGGTAGGTCTGTCAGCCCTGACAATGGCGGAATATTTCCGTGATCAGGCAAAGCAGGATGTCCTGTTGTTTATTGACAACATCTTTAGGTTTGTGCAAGCGGGTTCAGAGGTGTCGGCTCTGTTGGGGAGAATGCCTTCAGCCGTGGGTTATCAGCCTACCCTGGGCACAGATATGGGGGATTTGCAGGAACGCATTACCAGTACGGTGGATGGTTCGATTACTTCGGTGCAAGCGGTCTATGTGCCTGCGGATGATTTGACAGACCCAGCTCCTGCTACTACTTTTGCCCACCTGGATGCAACTACAGTACTATCCCGCAGTTTAGCCGCTAAGGGCATTTACCCTGCTGTCGACCCCCTAGCTTCTACTTCGACAATGTTGCAACCAGGGGTTGTCAGTGATGAGCATTACCGTGTGGCGCGGGGTGTTCAACAAACTCTGCAAAGGTTCAAGGAGTTGCAGGATATTATCGCTATCCTCGGTATGGACGAACTCTCGGAAGAGGATAAGATCACGGTCTATCGTGCTCGCAAAATTCAGCGTTTCCTGTCCCAGCCTTTCTTTGTGGCAGAAGTGTTCACGGGTTCTCCTGGTAAGTATGTCAAACTGGAGGACACAATCAAAGGTTTTGACATGATCCTCAAGGGGGAACTAGATGACCTACCTGAGCAGGCTTTCTACATGGTGGGGGACATCAACGAAGCGATTGCTAAGGGTGAAAAACTGAAGGCGGAAGCTAAATAA
- a CDS encoding HEAT repeat domain-containing protein — protein MTGEQLTVEQAIANLEGQDLGMRLYSAWWLGRFRVKEERAIQALVKALQDRDDRTPNGGYPLRRNAARALGKLGDRNVVPHLMDCLSCEDFYVREAAAQSLEMLQDPVCIPHLIKLLAEPESIPHPAPELPYLAQPFDAIIEALGTLGAIEAVGLIAPYLEHEVPRIRFAAARALYQLTDDRSRYGQILIDGLNSPDLQLRRAVLADIGAIGYLQAAQPVADTLAENSLKLLALKGILEQNLPPDYLTAETIAVMDLMDSLL, from the coding sequence ATGACGGGGGAACAGTTAACAGTTGAACAGGCGATTGCTAACCTGGAGGGGCAGGATTTGGGAATGCGGCTCTACAGTGCCTGGTGGCTGGGACGGTTCCGTGTGAAGGAGGAGAGGGCAATTCAAGCCTTAGTCAAGGCTCTGCAGGATAGAGACGATCGGACTCCCAACGGTGGCTATCCTCTGCGGCGGAATGCGGCACGGGCACTGGGTAAGTTGGGGGATAGGAATGTGGTACCCCATTTGATGGACTGTCTGTCCTGCGAGGATTTTTACGTGCGGGAGGCGGCAGCCCAATCTCTGGAAATGTTGCAAGACCCAGTCTGTATCCCCCATTTGATCAAGTTGCTGGCAGAGCCAGAATCCATACCCCATCCTGCGCCGGAATTGCCCTATCTAGCTCAGCCCTTTGATGCCATCATAGAAGCCCTCGGCACTTTGGGAGCGATCGAGGCGGTCGGTTTAATTGCCCCCTATCTGGAGCACGAGGTGCCTCGCATTCGTTTTGCCGCTGCCCGTGCTCTCTATCAACTCACTGATGACCGCAGTCGTTATGGTCAGATTTTAATTGATGGTCTCAATAGCCCCGATTTGCAACTACGGCGGGCAGTACTGGCAGACATTGGCGCGATCGGTTACCTGCAGGCAGCTCAACCTGTAGCGGATACGTTGGCGGAAAATAGCCTGAAATTGTTGGCTCTGAAAGGTATTCTGGAACAGAATTTACCCCCCGATTACTTGACGGCAGAAACGATCGCGGTCATGGATTTGATGGATTCTTTACTTTGA
- the accD gene encoding acetyl-CoA carboxylase, carboxyltransferase subunit beta, translated as MTIFDWFAEARSRKKEKLAPPAYQEREIPDGLWHKCPNCNHLTYIKDLQNNLLVCPHCHFHNQVPAPDRIAQLLDPDSWREINGHLVSTDPLNFCDRKPYPDRLEEYRSKTELQDAVVTGLGKMEGIPVALGVMDFRFMGGSMGSVVGEKIARLTETATDSALPLLLVCASGGARMQEGILSLMQMAKTAAALDRHRRARQLYIAILTNPTTGGVTASFAMLGDIIIAEPKALIGFTGRRVIEQTLKQKIPDNFQTSEYLLEHGFVDMVVPRLKLRSTLVQLLRLHNYCPALSK; from the coding sequence ATGACGATTTTTGACTGGTTTGCGGAAGCCCGTTCCCGCAAGAAGGAAAAGCTTGCCCCCCCTGCCTACCAAGAGCGGGAGATTCCTGATGGTCTCTGGCACAAGTGCCCTAACTGCAATCACCTCACCTACATCAAGGATTTACAGAATAACTTACTCGTCTGTCCCCACTGCCACTTCCACAACCAGGTACCTGCCCCCGATCGCATTGCCCAGCTCCTAGACCCCGACTCTTGGAGGGAAATCAACGGTCATCTTGTCTCCACTGACCCCCTCAATTTCTGTGACCGCAAGCCCTATCCCGATCGGTTAGAAGAATATCGCAGCAAAACGGAGTTACAGGATGCCGTAGTAACAGGATTGGGCAAGATGGAAGGTATTCCTGTGGCGTTGGGGGTGATGGACTTTCGCTTTATGGGGGGGAGCATGGGGTCGGTAGTAGGAGAAAAGATTGCCCGCCTGACCGAAACTGCCACCGATAGTGCTTTGCCCCTCCTACTAGTTTGTGCGTCTGGGGGGGCTAGGATGCAGGAAGGAATCTTAAGTTTGATGCAGATGGCAAAGACGGCGGCTGCCCTCGATCGGCACCGACGCGCACGGCAACTCTACATTGCTATTTTGACCAATCCCACCACAGGGGGAGTAACCGCCAGTTTTGCTATGCTGGGGGACATCATCATTGCTGAACCCAAGGCACTGATTGGCTTTACTGGAAGAAGAGTGATTGAACAAACTCTCAAACAAAAAATCCCCGACAACTTTCAAACCTCGGAATATCTCCTAGAACATGGTTTTGTGGATATGGTAGTACCACGGTTGAAACTACGATCGACGCTGGTACAGTTATTGCGGTTGCACAACTATTGCCCTGCTCTGTCAAAGTAA
- the glgA gene encoding glycogen synthase GlgA, with protein MKILFAAAEAAPIAKVGGMADVVGSLPKVLHKKGFDVRVILPYYGVVNNRLTDPVELVWRGHCMYQNFDVFETRLPDSDVPLYLVGHGAFMANRIYYGDDEDWRFTLFANACAEFAWNYWKPHLIHCHDWHTGMIPVWMHQTPDISTVFTIHNLAYQGPWRWRLEQITWVPWYFRGDTTMAAAIIFADRVNTVSPTYARQICTPAYGEGLEGLLAQLVPWGILNGIDEKLDPRIDPYLVKNYDSQTLELRQQNKVALQQEVGLQINREAFLVGMVTRLVEQKGIDLVIQAIGNFLSFTNSQFVVIGAGERYYESQLWQLAARFPGKMSAQILFSSPLSQRVYGGCDAFLMPSRFEPCGISQMIALKYGCVPIVRSTGGLVDTVQHHDPVAGKGNGYCFDRYDPMDMYTALVCAYEAYRYPDTWRKLQQRGMAMDFSWDTAAERYIELYRSIPSLAELVA; from the coding sequence ATGAAAATCTTATTTGCCGCTGCTGAAGCTGCCCCTATTGCCAAGGTGGGGGGTATGGCGGACGTGGTGGGTAGTTTGCCCAAAGTGCTGCACAAAAAAGGGTTTGATGTCCGTGTCATCCTGCCCTACTACGGCGTGGTCAACAATCGCCTCACTGACCCTGTGGAACTGGTATGGCGGGGGCACTGTATGTACCAGAATTTTGACGTATTTGAAACCCGTCTGCCTGACTCCGATGTACCGCTATACCTAGTGGGGCATGGGGCATTTATGGCGAATCGGATTTACTATGGGGATGACGAAGACTGGCGCTTTACCCTATTTGCCAACGCCTGTGCCGAGTTCGCCTGGAATTACTGGAAACCCCACCTTATCCATTGCCATGACTGGCATACGGGCATGATCCCCGTGTGGATGCACCAGACCCCTGATATTTCTACTGTGTTCACAATTCACAATCTGGCGTATCAAGGTCCCTGGCGCTGGCGCTTAGAGCAGATAACCTGGGTGCCCTGGTACTTTCGTGGCGATACAACCATGGCGGCGGCGATTATTTTTGCCGATCGGGTTAATACAGTTTCCCCCACCTACGCCCGGCAGATTTGCACACCCGCCTATGGAGAGGGACTAGAAGGTCTATTAGCCCAGTTGGTGCCCTGGGGGATTTTGAATGGCATTGACGAGAAACTTGACCCCCGCATTGATCCCTACTTGGTGAAAAACTACGATAGTCAGACTTTAGAATTACGTCAGCAAAATAAGGTAGCCCTGCAACAGGAAGTGGGTTTACAAATTAACCGTGAAGCTTTTTTGGTGGGGATGGTTACCCGTCTGGTGGAGCAAAAGGGGATTGATCTGGTGATTCAAGCGATCGGTAACTTTCTCTCCTTTACTAACTCCCAGTTTGTCGTGATTGGTGCCGGAGAAAGATATTACGAATCCCAGTTATGGCAGTTAGCGGCTCGCTTTCCGGGCAAGATGTCCGCCCAGATTTTATTTAGCTCCCCCTTGTCCCAGCGGGTCTATGGCGGTTGTGATGCGTTTTTGATGCCCAGTCGCTTTGAACCCTGTGGCATTAGCCAGATGATTGCCCTCAAGTATGGCTGTGTGCCAATTGTCCGCAGTACAGGGGGTTTAGTCGACACTGTGCAGCACCATGATCCCGTAGCAGGCAAAGGCAATGGCTATTGTTTCGATCGTTACGACCCGATGGATATGTACACCGCTTTGGTCTGTGCCTACGAAGCTTATCGCTATCCCGACACCTGGCGCAAATTGCAGCAGCGGGGTATGGCCATGGACTTTAGTTGGGATACTGCCGCCGAAAGATATATAGAGTTATACCGATCGATTCCCAGTCTAGCGGAGTTAGTGGCATGA
- a CDS encoding response regulator transcription factor, with product MPRILVIEDDSAIAEVVKVNLELAGYQVEQAEDGIRGQALAIQLLPDLIILDLMLPGVFGTTICQRLRRDERTKDIPILMLTAMSQTQDKVEGFNAGADDYLTKPFEMEEMLARIRALLRRTDRIPQAAKHNEILSYGALTLIPERFEAVWQGEKIKLTHLEFELLHCLLQRHGQTVSPSEILREVWGYEPDDDIETIRVHIRHLRTKMEPDPRHPKYIKTVYGAGYCLELPPPEPEVAKVSPTVENNQK from the coding sequence ATGCCGCGCATACTAGTAATAGAAGATGACAGTGCCATCGCCGAAGTCGTAAAGGTAAACCTAGAGTTAGCAGGCTACCAAGTCGAGCAAGCAGAAGATGGCATTCGGGGGCAGGCATTAGCAATTCAGCTACTTCCTGACTTGATCATTCTCGACCTTATGCTGCCTGGTGTATTCGGGACTACCATTTGTCAGCGCTTGCGCCGGGATGAACGGACAAAAGATATACCAATTCTAATGCTGACAGCCATGAGCCAGACCCAGGATAAGGTAGAGGGTTTCAACGCCGGTGCAGATGACTACCTCACCAAACCCTTTGAGATGGAAGAAATGCTTGCCCGTATCCGTGCCCTCCTGCGCCGCACCGATCGGATTCCCCAGGCTGCCAAGCACAATGAAATCCTTAGTTATGGAGCACTCACCCTCATTCCCGAGCGGTTTGAAGCCGTATGGCAGGGGGAAAAAATTAAGCTTACCCACCTAGAATTTGAGCTATTGCACTGTCTGTTACAGCGCCATGGGCAGACCGTCTCCCCCAGTGAAATTTTACGGGAAGTATGGGGCTACGAGCCTGACGATGATATAGAGACCATCCGCGTCCACATCCGTCACCTGCGCACCAAGATGGAGCCTGACCCCCGCCACCCCAAATACATTAAAACCGTCTATGGCGCAGGCTACTGTTTAGAACTGCCACCCCCTGAACCAGAAGTTGCCAAAGTTTCCCCGACGGTTGAAAATAACCAGAAGTAG
- a CDS encoding PhoH family protein, which produces MTDRLIFPIPSLTAALTLDRALEQIQAFTQTTIVLRGQELWIEGEEEATHRALKLIEALEPLWSKGNTIGEADLISAQTALDRSLLEEWKRRPPLARTRQGQIIQTRTWRQQHYVNTIQTHDLTFGIGPAGTGKTFLAAVLAVKALQENIYDRLILTRPAVEAGEKLGFLPGDMQQKISPYLRPLYDALYELMEVERVPQLIEKGIIEIAPLAYMRGRTLNRAFIIVDEAQNTTPAQMKMLLTRLGSQSKMVVTGDISQTDLPPHQTSGLIIARNILRQVEGIGFVEFTRADVVRHPLVQKIIAAYDRAEL; this is translated from the coding sequence ATGACCGATCGGCTCATATTCCCCATCCCCAGTCTGACTGCTGCCCTTACCCTCGATCGTGCCCTAGAACAGATTCAAGCCTTCACCCAGACAACAATTGTATTGCGGGGACAGGAACTTTGGATTGAAGGAGAAGAGGAAGCCACGCACCGCGCCCTCAAACTGATTGAAGCCCTAGAACCCCTCTGGAGTAAGGGCAATACCATTGGGGAGGCAGACTTAATCAGCGCTCAAACTGCTCTCGATCGTTCCTTACTGGAGGAATGGAAACGGCGACCACCCCTAGCCCGCACTAGGCAGGGACAGATTATCCAGACCCGCACCTGGCGACAACAGCACTACGTCAACACCATTCAAACCCACGATTTAACCTTTGGCATTGGACCGGCGGGGACAGGAAAAACCTTCCTAGCAGCTGTATTAGCAGTAAAAGCACTGCAGGAAAATATCTATGACCGTCTGATTTTGACCCGTCCCGCCGTAGAAGCAGGAGAAAAACTGGGCTTTCTACCAGGAGACATGCAACAAAAAATTAGCCCCTACCTCCGTCCCCTCTACGATGCCCTCTATGAACTGATGGAAGTAGAGCGTGTGCCCCAGCTAATTGAGAAAGGCATAATTGAAATTGCTCCCCTTGCCTATATGCGGGGACGCACTCTCAATCGGGCTTTCATAATTGTGGACGAAGCCCAGAACACCACCCCTGCCCAGATGAAAATGCTACTCACCCGCCTCGGCTCCCAGTCGAAAATGGTTGTCACCGGCGACATTTCCCAAACCGACCTGCCACCCCACCAAACATCAGGCTTAATCATTGCCCGCAACATTCTCCGTCAGGTCGAAGGCATTGGCTTTGTCGAGTTCACCCGTGCCGATGTAGTACGTCATCCCTTAGTACAAAAAATCATTGCCGCTTACGACCGGGCGGAATTATAG
- a CDS encoding peptidylprolyl isomerase, translating to MQMVTYCLAMLRQVIAFLCSFLWLVWLPQISYASLPSTTAIKDPRILLRNALPIDNPDIRLVQHTLEGMPKEAKMKRWSSLRKGIKEIEATLTEKQESILASINPRQLEEATQAYGQLVAFLPQLEQAIEKKKRLDVPPLVETALEYVTTIEEDMVQKFPFTVPQEYRHLPQLKGRAVVELETNKGTIKLVLDGYNAPVNAGQFADLVRQGFYDGLEFNRADEGFYVQAGDPPGPEDGYVDPRTGKVRTVPMEIMLPGQPLPIYGKTLAEAGYDRVLPVLPFSAYGTLAMAHSYDNPNGGSSQFFLYLFESDLTPAGLNLMDGNYTVFGYMIEGEEVLRSLRLGDKIIHAKLVEGEENLELPPSLTPLESPPL from the coding sequence ATGCAAATGGTCACCTATTGTCTAGCTATGCTGCGCCAGGTTATTGCTTTTTTGTGCTCTTTCCTGTGGTTAGTATGGTTGCCCCAGATCAGTTATGCTTCTCTCCCCTCCACCACGGCAATCAAAGACCCCCGTATTTTGTTACGCAACGCCCTACCGATCGATAACCCCGACATTCGCCTAGTACAACATACCCTAGAGGGCATGCCCAAGGAAGCCAAAATGAAGCGGTGGAGCAGTCTGCGCAAAGGGATTAAAGAAATAGAGGCAACTCTCACAGAAAAACAGGAATCGATCTTAGCAAGCATCAACCCCCGCCAGCTTGAGGAGGCGACCCAAGCCTATGGGCAACTAGTAGCGTTTTTGCCCCAACTAGAGCAAGCGATCGAGAAGAAAAAGCGTCTGGATGTCCCCCCCTTGGTAGAGACAGCCCTGGAGTATGTGACCACCATTGAAGAGGACATGGTGCAAAAATTCCCCTTTACTGTACCCCAGGAGTATCGCCATTTACCCCAGCTTAAGGGTAGGGCAGTGGTGGAGCTAGAGACCAACAAAGGGACAATCAAGCTAGTATTGGACGGCTATAATGCCCCTGTAAATGCGGGACAGTTTGCTGACCTAGTGCGCCAGGGTTTCTACGATGGTTTAGAGTTCAACCGTGCCGATGAAGGTTTTTATGTCCAAGCAGGTGACCCCCCTGGTCCCGAAGATGGCTATGTTGACCCCCGCACAGGTAAGGTGCGCACCGTCCCCATGGAAATTATGCTCCCAGGACAGCCCCTACCCATCTACGGCAAGACCCTGGCAGAGGCGGGTTACGATCGAGTTTTACCAGTCCTGCCCTTTTCTGCCTATGGCACTTTGGCAATGGCTCATAGCTACGACAACCCCAACGGTGGCTCTTCCCAGTTTTTCCTCTATCTCTTTGAATCCGACCTCACCCCCGCGGGTTTGAATCTTATGGACGGCAATTACACCGTCTTCGGCTATATGATCGAAGGAGAAGAAGTATTACGCTCCCTGCGCTTGGGGGACAAAATTATTCATGCTAAGTTAGTAGAGGGAGAAGAAAACCTGGAACTCCCCCCCAGTTTAACACCCCTAGAAAGCCCGCCCCTCTAA
- a CDS encoding DUF2993 domain-containing protein, with the protein MTKLLTRTIVPFLKLWLRSQVEGVAQLDIDIDSGDGQLLQGNIPYAQVTARDVRYQGLEAAYVRLVAQAIHLNLPQVLQGQPLQLLDPIVVHVHLSATRTQLQQALQSPLVTAALGYGVNPHIPAGEMQSVLSHLLQSLGVQIDHLEIDADGISCQVQLQIKAT; encoded by the coding sequence GTGACAAAATTACTCACCAGGACGATCGTACCCTTCCTCAAGTTGTGGCTGCGCAGTCAAGTGGAGGGAGTAGCTCAGTTAGACATAGACATCGACAGTGGCGATGGGCAGCTGCTGCAGGGCAATATTCCCTACGCCCAAGTAACAGCAAGGGATGTGCGCTATCAGGGTTTAGAGGCTGCCTATGTCCGCCTAGTAGCCCAGGCTATTCATCTCAATTTGCCCCAAGTTCTGCAAGGACAGCCGCTGCAGCTACTAGACCCGATCGTTGTGCATGTCCACCTCAGTGCTACCCGTACCCAGTTACAGCAGGCTTTGCAATCCCCTCTGGTCACTGCGGCTTTGGGCTATGGTGTCAATCCCCACATCCCAGCAGGGGAAATGCAGTCAGTTTTATCACACTTGCTGCAGTCTTTGGGAGTTCAGATTGACCACTTAGAAATTGATGCGGACGGTATTTCCTGCCAAGTGCAACTGCAAATCAAAGCCACCTAG
- the ruvB gene encoding Holliday junction branch migration DNA helicase RuvB: MAIISSFDQGKKPTPSRVVAPQPSSAEQVSIDHSRPQTLAEYIGQQELKAQLTIAIQAAKARGNALDHLLLYGPPGLGKTSLALIIAAEMGTKCQITAAPALERPRDIAGLLVSLQRGDILFIDEIHRLPRVTEEILYAAMEDYRLDITIGKGQSARTRSLPLPPFTLVGATTRVAALSSPLRDRFGLTHHLRFYTVAELSQIVLRSAHILQLEIDPAAAQAIAQRSRGTPRIANRLLRRVRDYAQVQGAATITAQIAVEALTLFEVDPMGLDWIDRKILTTMIENFQGGPVGLETIAAITGEDAQTIEAVYEPYLLQIGYLQRTARGRIVTPLAYQHLGY; the protein is encoded by the coding sequence ATGGCAATCATCTCTTCCTTCGACCAAGGGAAAAAGCCAACGCCTTCGCGGGTGGTAGCTCCCCAGCCTAGTTCCGCTGAGCAAGTCAGTATCGATCATAGCCGTCCCCAAACCCTGGCTGAATACATAGGGCAACAGGAATTAAAAGCCCAGCTGACGATCGCCATCCAAGCTGCCAAGGCACGGGGCAATGCCCTAGACCATCTGCTCCTGTACGGACCGCCTGGCTTGGGAAAAACTTCCCTGGCTCTAATTATTGCCGCTGAGATGGGGACCAAGTGCCAAATCACTGCTGCCCCTGCCCTGGAACGCCCCAGGGATATTGCTGGTCTGTTGGTGAGTTTACAAAGGGGGGACATTCTCTTTATCGATGAAATTCACCGCCTGCCCCGCGTCACAGAGGAAATTCTATACGCTGCTATGGAAGACTACCGCCTGGATATAACGATCGGTAAAGGTCAGAGTGCCCGTACCCGTAGTTTACCCTTGCCCCCTTTTACCCTGGTGGGAGCGACAACCCGAGTAGCAGCCCTGTCCTCACCCCTACGGGATCGGTTTGGTTTAACCCATCACTTGCGCTTTTACACAGTGGCGGAACTAAGCCAGATTGTTCTGCGCAGTGCCCACATTCTCCAACTAGAGATCGACCCAGCCGCTGCCCAGGCTATTGCCCAACGATCGCGGGGTACGCCCAGAATTGCCAACCGTTTACTCCGCCGCGTGCGGGACTATGCCCAGGTGCAAGGCGCTGCCACTATCACTGCCCAGATTGCTGTCGAAGCTCTGACTTTATTTGAAGTTGACCCCATGGGCTTAGACTGGATTGACCGCAAGATTCTGACCACCATGATTGAAAATTTCCAGGGCGGACCCGTCGGGCTAGAGACGATCGCTGCTATCACTGGGGAAGATGCCCAAACGATCGAGGCAGTTTACGAACCTTACTTACTACAAATTGGCTATCTCCAGCGCACAGCCAGAGGTAGAATTGTTACTCCCCTGGCTTACCAACACCTGGGTTACTAG
- the bioB gene encoding biotin synthase BioB, with the protein MLSLETVQEIYHRPLLSLIFTAQAVHRQYHPADRVQLCTLANIKSGNCPEDCKYCPQSRRYTTGIAVYPLLSVAEVLRQAEVAKANGSTRFCMGAAWRQVPEGQEFAAILEMVRGVRALGLEACMTLGMVKPHQAQALAQAGLTAYNHNLDTSATFYPEIITTRAYSDRLETIKHIAAAGIEVCCGGIIGMGESHEDRIMLLHTLANLQPPPQSVPINALVPIPGTPLGDRPPVSALELARVIATARLLMPQAMIRLSAGRKQMSVSDQALCFLAGANSIFTGEKLLTTPNPGTDSDRDLLAQLGLTPLC; encoded by the coding sequence TTGCTCAGCCTGGAAACTGTTCAAGAAATTTATCACCGCCCCCTGTTGTCTCTGATTTTTACGGCCCAAGCGGTGCATAGGCAATACCATCCTGCCGATCGGGTGCAGCTGTGTACCCTTGCCAACATTAAATCGGGAAACTGCCCAGAGGACTGTAAGTATTGTCCCCAAAGTCGCCGTTATACCACAGGGATTGCTGTCTACCCTCTCCTGAGTGTGGCAGAAGTTTTACGACAGGCAGAAGTTGCCAAAGCTAATGGTTCCACCCGTTTTTGTATGGGGGCAGCCTGGCGGCAAGTGCCGGAGGGGCAAGAGTTTGCAGCTATTCTGGAGATGGTCAGGGGGGTACGCGCCCTGGGACTGGAAGCCTGTATGACTTTGGGAATGGTCAAACCCCACCAAGCCCAAGCCCTCGCCCAAGCGGGATTGACTGCTTACAATCATAACCTGGACACTTCAGCCACCTTTTACCCCGAAATTATCACCACCCGCGCCTACAGCGATCGCCTGGAAACGATTAAACATATCGCCGCTGCTGGCATAGAGGTATGCTGTGGGGGCATCATCGGCATGGGGGAAAGTCATGAAGACCGCATCATGTTGTTGCACACTTTGGCTAACCTGCAGCCTCCACCCCAATCTGTGCCCATTAATGCGCTGGTGCCTATCCCTGGTACTCCCCTGGGAGACCGCCCTCCTGTCTCAGCCTTGGAATTAGCCCGGGTGATTGCTACCGCTCGCCTCCTTATGCCCCAGGCAATGATTCGGCTCTCGGCGGGCAGAAAGCAGATGAGTGTTAGCGATCAGGCTCTATGCTTCCTGGCGGGGGCAAATTCTATCTTTACCGGGGAGAAACTGCTCACTACCCCTAACCCTGGCACTGACTCCGATCGAGACCTCCTGGCGCAATTAGGGTTAACCCCTTTGTGCTAA
- a CDS encoding DUF3386 domain-containing protein, translated as MTTATLSAQDLFRAAYENRYTWDSNFPGFTADVTMTKGGQSYSGQVKVDAKLKAEITGIDNEEVLNAIKEQIWEITIHRVRRSFEDTHGKNTFSFGSKDEDGAQEILVGGASAGDRYKVKDNVVTMVHRHIHGTVVTIDTLSVHPTEAGYLSHRYTSIYHNPQTGEQIKPRQYFTDEYQKVGDYYILCKRTIEDEGGNAVTFTLDNIHLG; from the coding sequence ATGACTACCGCAACCCTTAGTGCCCAAGATTTATTCCGCGCTGCCTATGAGAACCGTTACACCTGGGATAGCAATTTCCCTGGCTTTACTGCTGATGTCACTATGACCAAAGGGGGGCAATCTTACAGCGGTCAAGTGAAAGTAGATGCTAAACTCAAGGCAGAAATCACGGGCATTGACAATGAAGAGGTCTTAAACGCTATCAAAGAGCAAATTTGGGAAATCACGATTCACCGTGTCCGCCGCAGTTTCGAGGATACCCATGGTAAGAATACTTTTAGCTTTGGCAGCAAGGACGAGGACGGTGCCCAGGAAATCCTAGTAGGTGGTGCTAGTGCTGGGGACCGTTATAAAGTCAAAGACAATGTGGTGACAATGGTACACCGTCACATTCACGGCACTGTGGTCACGATCGATACCCTGTCTGTCCATCCCACGGAGGCGGGCTATCTCTCCCACCGCTACACTTCTATTTACCACAATCCCCAAACCGGTGAGCAAATCAAACCGCGGCAATACTTCACCGATGAATACCAAAAAGTAGGGGACTACTATATTTTGTGCAAAAGAACGATCGAGGATGAGGGGGGCAACGCCGTCACTTTTACCCTGGACAACATCCACCTAGGTTAG